Proteins encoded by one window of Phytohabitans houttuyneae:
- a CDS encoding DUF3152 domain-containing protein, translating to MTTRAPRAPAPPAARTPRASAPRGGRTEAGAAARPAAEERMLHRRRRTAFLVLLLAGTTLVVVDAARGRPEMLTSAAPAAPSSAPATSASAPAPTTAAPSPSLSPSPLASPSPVLPTSARPAPTRTQSPSPLASRQVAAVQYPELGQGSFTEVGTAGRALGTAGTLRRFRVAVENGTRQNPAAFAAEVDAILGDSRSWVAAKRFRLQRVPKGAAAEFTIYLATPATSERMCALGGLDTERYTSCRLPGQVIINLARWLTAVPDYGAPVSTYRAYMINHEVGHQLGQGHEACPAPGSPAPVMQQQTLGLKGCLAYAWPYLAGRRYTGPAVP from the coding sequence ATGACGACGCGCGCACCCCGTGCCCCCGCTCCGCCCGCGGCACGCACCCCGCGCGCCTCCGCGCCCCGCGGCGGGCGGACGGAGGCCGGGGCAGCCGCGCGGCCGGCCGCCGAGGAGCGGATGCTGCACCGGCGCAGGCGCACCGCCTTCCTGGTACTCCTCCTCGCCGGCACCACCCTCGTGGTCGTGGACGCGGCTCGCGGCCGGCCCGAGATGCTCACGTCGGCGGCGCCCGCCGCACCGTCCTCGGCTCCGGCCACGTCGGCGTCCGCGCCCGCGCCGACCACCGCGGCCCCGTCGCCCTCGCTTTCGCCGTCCCCGCTGGCCTCGCCGTCGCCGGTACTGCCGACCTCCGCCAGGCCCGCGCCGACGCGCACCCAGTCGCCGTCCCCGCTGGCCTCGCGCCAGGTCGCGGCGGTGCAGTACCCGGAGCTGGGGCAGGGCTCGTTCACCGAGGTGGGCACCGCCGGTCGGGCGCTCGGCACCGCCGGCACGCTGCGCCGCTTCCGGGTCGCGGTCGAAAACGGCACCCGGCAGAACCCCGCAGCGTTCGCCGCCGAGGTGGACGCCATCCTCGGCGACTCCCGCAGCTGGGTGGCGGCCAAGCGCTTCCGCCTGCAGCGCGTGCCGAAGGGCGCGGCGGCCGAGTTCACGATCTACCTGGCCACGCCCGCCACCTCGGAACGGATGTGCGCGCTGGGCGGCCTGGACACCGAGCGTTACACCTCCTGCCGCCTGCCCGGCCAGGTCATCATCAACCTCGCCCGCTGGCTCACCGCCGTGCCCGACTACGGGGCGCCGGTGTCGACCTACCGGGCCTACATGATCAACCACGAGGTGGGACACCAGCTCGGCCAGGGACACGAGGCATGCCCGGCGCCCGGCTCGCCCGCTCCGGTGATGCAGCAGCAGACGCTGGGGCTGAAGGGCTGCCTGGCCTACGCGTGGCCGTACCTGGCTGGGCGCAGGTATACCGGACCAGCAGTTCCCTGA
- a CDS encoding DUF3152 domain-containing protein encodes MSRALGVVAGTAVLAGLTLVGFGVLPVNLSPAAPVPSPAPETLAVTLPVTPSPSPPAAPSPPASPKPAPPVLRLAEPVPTRGSGNFEYATTAGPVRGRSGTLLRYRVAVERGSGEDTEEFGAVVDAALGHAQSWTAGGLRMQRVARGAPFDFTVHLATRETAGRMCRAGGVDITVRGRPYTSCRIGGGVVINLDRWRLSVDHFVAAKVPLSVYRDYVINHEVGHQLGHRHELCPARGRPAPVMMQQTLDLKGCTANAWPFLNGRRYAGPLK; translated from the coding sequence CGTGGTCGCCGGGACGGCCGTGCTCGCCGGTCTCACGCTGGTCGGGTTCGGCGTGCTTCCCGTCAACCTGTCGCCGGCCGCGCCGGTCCCGTCACCCGCCCCGGAAACCCTGGCGGTGACGCTGCCGGTCACTCCGTCTCCGTCGCCGCCGGCAGCGCCGTCGCCGCCGGCCTCACCCAAGCCGGCCCCACCGGTGCTCCGGCTCGCCGAGCCGGTGCCGACCAGGGGGAGTGGCAATTTTGAGTACGCGACGACGGCCGGCCCGGTCCGCGGACGCTCAGGCACCCTGCTGCGCTACCGCGTGGCGGTGGAGCGGGGCTCGGGTGAGGACACCGAGGAGTTCGGCGCGGTCGTGGACGCGGCGCTCGGACACGCGCAGAGCTGGACGGCCGGCGGGCTGCGCATGCAGCGGGTGGCGCGCGGCGCGCCGTTCGACTTCACCGTGCACCTGGCGACCCGCGAGACCGCCGGCCGGATGTGCCGGGCGGGCGGGGTCGACATCACGGTGCGCGGCCGGCCGTACACCTCGTGCCGCATCGGCGGTGGCGTGGTCATCAACCTCGACCGCTGGCGGCTGTCGGTCGACCACTTCGTCGCGGCCAAGGTGCCGCTGTCGGTGTACCGCGACTACGTGATCAACCACGAGGTCGGCCACCAGCTTGGGCACCGGCACGAGCTGTGCCCGGCGCGCGGACGGCCGGCGCCGGTGATGATGCAGCAGACGCTCGACCTGAAGGGCTGCACGGCAAACGCGTGGCCGTTTCTGAACGGGCGCCGGTACGCCGGACCGCTCAAGTAG